The region ATTCCTCCTCGGTTTCCAATATACCTGAGGTGTTCTTGTTTTCCAACCGAATTTTCTTCCTGATACCGGGCTGATTTTTCTTATCTTAAAGCTACTCCCCAGCATATCATGAAGCACAGCACTAATAGCTGCGACCACCTCAGATTCATCATCTTCACTTTTCTGCTCATGAGCTTTTTTCTCTTTTATAACAACTTTTGCTACATTTTTGTTCTGCTCTTCCTTCTTTTTTGAAGAAAGAGTCACTCCAAAGAGGGAAAAAACGATATAAAGTATTCCAAGAACAGAAAAAACCACAAACAAACCTGTAAAAGTAATCGATAAAACACCATCCATGAAATCACTCCGAATCAAAGGGGAATATTCCCATGTTTTTTGTTCGGACGGCCTTCCATTTTACTTTGAAGTATTTCAAGGGCGTTGTAAATTTTTATTCTTGAATCCTTCGGATCGATGACTTCTTCAATGTAGCCTCTCGAAGCCGCTGCATAGGGATTAGCAAACATTTTCTTGTATTCTTCTATCTTCTCAGCTCTTGTTTTTTCTGGTTCAGGGGAATTTTGAATTTCTTTTCTAAATATTATATTAGCGGCACCTTCGGAACCCATTACTGCAATTTCTGCGTCAGGCCAGGCAAAGACCATATCAGCACCAAGGTGCTGACTGCCCATGGCTATATAAGCCCCTCCATAGGCCTTCCGTAGTATGATTGTGATTTTGGGAACAGTGGCTTCACTGTATGCATAGAGCAGTTTTGCTCCATGTCTTATTATGCCTCCATGTTCCTGAGAAACACCGGGCAAAAAGCCGGGGGTGTCAACAAGCGTTATGATCGGGATGTTGAAACCGTCGAGAAATCTGATAAATCTCGCTGCTTTATCTGATGCATCAATATCGAGCACTCCCGCAAGCACTGCAGGCTGGTTTGCCACTATGCCGACAGGTC is a window of Kosmotoga arenicorallina S304 DNA encoding:
- a CDS encoding OadG family protein — encoded protein: MDGVLSITFTGLFVVFSVLGILYIVFSLFGVTLSSKKKEEQNKNVAKVVIKEKKAHEQKSEDDESEVVAAISAVLHDMLGSSFKIRKISPVSGRKFGWKTRTPQVYWKPRRNKAC